The following are from one region of the Chiloscyllium punctatum isolate Juve2018m chromosome 24, sChiPun1.3, whole genome shotgun sequence genome:
- the LOC140494820 gene encoding transcription factor JunD-like gives METPFYHEDSLSSARAMKKTLSLPVAGSGVKSQRETEAALHSPDLSFLKLASPDLERLIIQSSGLVTTSPGPAPGLYSRPVTDEQNSFAEGFVKALEDLHKQNQLSGPQAPGSADGAGPASQPPGPAGAGLQHPEPPVYTNLSTYSGPAPEAPVLGHSPEAPGTASYPALGQPLCPQARLQAPKDEPQTVPDVSGLGDSPPLSPIDMDTQERIKAERKRLRNRIAASKCRRRKLERISRLEDKVKSLKCQNSELASTASLLREQVAQLKQKVLTHVNSGCQLLLSPQVQAY, from the coding sequence ATGGAAACGCCTTTCTACCATGAGGACAGCCTGAGCTCAGCCCGCGCCATGAAAAAGACCCTGAGCCTGCCCGTCGCCGGTAGCGGCGTGAAGAGCCAGCGAGAGACCGAGGCCGCGCTGCACTCCCCGGACCTCAGCTTCCTGAAGCTCGCCTCTCCCGACCTGGAGCGCCTCATTATCCAATCGAGCGGCCTGGTGACCACCAGCCCCGGGCCGGCTCCTGGACTCTACTCGCGGCCGGTGACGGACGAACAGAACTCGTTCGCGGAAGGTTTTGTTAAAGCGCTGGAGGACCTTCACAAACAGAACCAGCTGAGTGGGCCTCAGGCCCCGGGCTCGGCTGATGGTGCTGGCCCAGCCTCACAACCCCCTGGCCCGGCCGGAGCTGGCCTGCAGCACCCGGAGCCGCCGGTCTACACCAACCTGAGCACGTACAGCGGGCCGGCCCCTGAGGCGCCGGTACTGGGCCACAGCCCCGAGGCCCCCGGCACCGCCTCGTACCCGGCCCTCGGGCAGCCGCTGTGCCCCCAGGCCCGGCTCCAGGCCCCCAAGGACGAGCCGCAGACCGTGCCCGATGTGTCAGGCCTCGGGGACAGCCCCCCGCTCTCCCCCATCGACATGGACACCCAGGAGCGCATTAAGGCGGAGAGGAAGCGCCTCCGGAACCGCATCGCCGCCTCCAAGTGCCGCCGGCGGAAGCTGGAGCGGATCTCCCGGCTGGAGGACAAGGTGAAGAGCCTCAAGTGTCAGAACTCGGAGCTCGCGTCTACCGCCAGCCTCCTGAGGGAACAGGTGGCTCAGCTCAAACAGAAGGTGCTCACCCACGTCAACAGCGGCTGCCAGCTGCTGCTCTCCCCCCAGGTGCAGGCTTATtag